One segment of Solanum lycopersicum chromosome 1, SLM_r2.1 DNA contains the following:
- the LOC138342243 gene encoding uncharacterized protein, with protein sequence MLDETPADERFLVTEAWTHSDFLCKNYILSRLQDDMYNVYSNAKTSKEIWDALENKYNTEDAGMKKFIVANFLDDKMIDSKTFITQVQELKVIIYDLLAEGLIVNDAFQVTAIIEKLPPLWKDFKKYLKQTRKEMIVEDLIVRLTIEEDNKAAEKRSRGNSAIFGVNFVEEEPTKLKKRKKAFGPKSNPPKKKFNGNCFNCECNLVGYPKEWWIDYGASCHVCANKELFSSYTPALTDEKLFMANSAVAKVEGTGKVLLKMTSDFVTFLLESEPQTFKEAILYSNSTSWKQAVNSEIESILSNNTWELVDPPLGNKPLGSKWIVKRKMKDD encoded by the exons atgttagatgaaactccggctgatgaacgattcttggtaacagaagcatggacacactctgattttttgtgtaaaaattatattttgagtagGCTGCAAGATGATatgtacaatgtgtacagcaatgccaaaacctcaaaagaaatctgggatgctttagaaaataAGTACAACACAGAAGAcgccggaatgaagaaatttattgtGGCAAATTTTCTGGAcgataagatgatagacagtaagacttTCATCACCCAAGTACAAGAATTGAAGGTCATAATCtatgatctccttgctgaag gattgattgtgaatgatgcttttcaagtgactgcaattattgaaaagttacctccattgtggaaggactttaaaaaatacttgaaacaaACACGCAAGGAGATGattgttgaagatctcatagtaaggttgacaatagaagaggataataaggctgccgaaaagaggtcacgtggtaattcagcaatatttggagtaaattttgttgaagaagaacccacaaaattaaagaaaagaaagaaagcatttGGTCCAAAAAgtaatcctcctaagaagaaattcaatggaaactgctttaattgtg aatgtaacttggttggataTCCAaaagaatggtggatagattatggtgcctcatgccatgtttgtgccaacaaagaattattttcatcatatactccagcacttacagatgaaaaattgtttatggcaaactccgctGTTGCAAAGGTAgaaggaactggcaaagtcctattaaagatgacatcag attttgtaacatttcttcttgaaagtgagcctcaaacattcaaggaagcaatttTGTATAGCaactcaacctcttggaagcaggctgttaatagtgaaattgaatcaatcttaagcaataaTACTTGGGAGTTAGTTGATCCTCCTTTAGGGAACAAACCCTTAGGTTCAAAATGGATcgttaaaaggaagatgaaagacgattga